From the Lolium rigidum isolate FL_2022 chromosome 2, APGP_CSIRO_Lrig_0.1, whole genome shotgun sequence genome, one window contains:
- the LOC124689406 gene encoding glycerol-3-phosphate 2-O-acyltransferase 6-like: MDSQRNPYSGSEFNCTNRGVLSRHSAFSSKQERVFAIAVAIINAGRRRDSTAGEPLSHRNHQLADPTRTHTTSQSPTSRAVSPNHQPMAPPSPTTPSPPRFPPLSAFDASARERRTAASDLDGTLLASSSAFPYYFLVALEAGSYLRALALLLLAPLILLLYTAVSEPAAIALLVFATFAGLRVDDVEAVARGVLPRHYAAGVRADAWEVFRGCGAGRRVVVTASPAVMVGPFVKEFLRAEVAGTELRTFAGGRRFTGVIESVLVGARKREVVERMFAGGDMPDVGLGDRESDHDFMAICKEAYMVPTNKRAPCAAADALLSRVVFHDGRLVRRPDPKHALFSLAYLPVGFALALLRVCISLHVPWHLVRHAYRFTGIRLTIRGTPPPPPSRGMPGSLLVCNHRTAVDPIFVSIAMGRQVTCLTYNVSRMSTAISPVPTVVLMGDREVDRARIVALLESGRDVVVCPEGTTCREQCLLRFSALFAELTDRIVPVAVEAAQSTYYGSTASGWKATDPWFFYMNPRPGYRVTFLPALRPEETCGGGGRSAVDVASHVQAVIAKELRYECTGFTRKDKYMKLAGNNGSVTDECEQNGRKKLA, encoded by the exons ATGGATTCCCAGCGCAATCCCTACTCCGGCTCCGAGTTCAATTGTACAAACAGAGGAGTCCTGTCCCGGCACTCTGCTTTTTCCAGCAAACAAGAACGAGTCTTTgccatcgccgtcgccatcatcaatgccggccgccgccgcgacaGCACCGCTGGTGAGCCGCTGAGCCACCGCAACCACCAACTGGCCGACCCTACGCGCACTCATACCACCAGTCAATCACCAACCTCCCGTGCCGTTTCGCCTAACCATCAACCCATGGCGCCGCCCAGTCCCACGACGCCATCACCGCCGAGGTTCCCGCCGCTGTCGGCGTTCGACGCGTCGGCGCGGGAGCGGCGCACGGCGGCGTCGGACCTGGACGGGACCCTGCTCGCCTCGTCCTCGGCGTTCCCCTACTACTTCCTCGTCGCCCTCGAGGCGGGAAGCTACCTGCGCGCCCTGGCGCTCCTGCTCCTCGCCCCGCTCATCCTGCTCCTCTACACCGCCGTCTCCGAGCCCGCCGCCATCGCGCTGCTCGTCTTCGCCACCTTCGCCGGGCTCCGCGTGGACGACGTGGAGGCCGTGGCCAGGGGCGTGCTCCCGCGGCACTACGCCGCCGGGGTGCGCGCCGACGCGTGGGAGGTGTTTCGCGGGTGCGGCGCCGGGAGGCGGGTCGTGGTCACCGCGTCGCCGGCGGTCATGGTTGGCCCGTTCGTGAAGGAGTTTTTGCGTGCCGAGGTGGCTGGCACGGAGCTCAGGACGTTCGCCGGCGGAAGGCGGTTCACGGGGGTGATCGAGAGCGTGCTCGTTGGGGCGCGGAAGAGGGAGGTCGTGGAGAGGATGTTCGCCGGCGGCGACATGCCCGACGTCGGGCTCGGCGATCGCGAGAGCGACCACGACTTCATGGCCATCTGCAAG GAAGCTTACATGGTGCCCACCAACAAGCGTGCGCCATGCGCTGCCGCCGACGCGCTGCTCTCCCGTGTCGTCTTCCACGACGGCCGCCTCGTCCGTCGGCCGGACCCGAAGCACGCGCTCTTCTCGCTGGCCTACCTCCCCGTCGGCTTCGCCCTCGCCTTGCTCCGCGTCTGTATCAGCCTGCACGTCCCATGGCACCTCGTCCGCCACGCCTACCGGTTTACAGGCATCCGCCTCACCATCCGCggcacgccaccgccgccacctagCCGTGGAATGCCGGGATCCCTCCTCGTCTGCAACCACCGCACCGCCGTCGACCCCATCTTCGTGTCCATCGCGATGGGGCGGCAGGTGACGTGCCTGACCTACAATGTGAGTCGGATGTCGACGGCCATCTCGCCGGTCCCGACGGTGGTGCTGATGGGGGACCGAGAGGTCGACAGGGCACGCATCGTGGCGCTGCTGGAGTCGGGTCGCGACGTGGTGGTGTGCCCGGAGGGGACGACGTGCCGGGAGCAATGCCTGCTGCGGTTCTCGGCGCTGTTCGCGGAGCTGACGGACCGGATCGTGCCGGTGGCCGTGGAGGCGGCACAGAGCACGTACTACGGGTCGACGGCGAGCGGGTGGAAGGCCACGGACCCGTGGTTCTTCTACATGAACCCGCGGCCCGGGTACCGGGTGACGTTCCTGCCGGCGCTGCGGCCCGAGGAGACGTGCGGCGGCGGTGGGAGGAGCGCCGTCGACGTGGCCAGCCACGTGCAGGCGGTGATCGCCAAGGAACTCAGGTACGAGTGCACTGGGTTTACCAGGAAGGACAAGTACatgaagctcgccggcaacaacgGCAGCGTCACCGATGAGTGTGAGCAGAATGGCCGCAAGAAGCTTGCCTGA